Genomic window (Psychromonas sp. L1A2):
TGGGCTGGCATTGCTCCCCATTCTCCAACATTACCTTCTTGATCAGAAGACTGTTCAGCTTGTTCAGTATTTTTCTGTTCAGACTTCGGTTCTGGTTTTAATTCTGACTGTGATTCATTTTGTTGAGGTGCTTGAGGTCGTGAAAAACCACCGTTATTATTTTTTTCTGATGGTTTATCTGGCGATGATCCAGCCTGAGATGAGCTTGAAGGAGGCGGCGAGCTTGGACTTTGTTGACGATGTAATAAAACCAGCGGGGCAACTTGCTCGATATCTGCAAAGGTCACTTCTTTCCTTCCGAACCATGCTGCATGCGTTAAGCTCGCTCGATGCATCATAATATCAGCACGTAACCCATCAACATTAGCTTGCTGACAACGCGTTGCGATTTCAATCAAACAAGTATCATCACATGTCACGCTAGGAAGTAACTCTTGTGCATCACTTATTTGTTGTTGTAATAGTATTTGCTTCGCTTGGTAATTATCACAAAAAGTAACTCTATCTTTCTCAAAAGACTGACGCGTTTTAACAATACTAATGCGTTCTTCGATACTATAAACATTATCCAATTCCACCATTAAACCAAAACGATCTTTCAGTTGTGGACGCAATTCACCTTCATCAGGATTCATTGTGCCAATTAAGGTAAAACGAGCATCATGCCGATGGCTAACGCCGTCTCGCTCAACAATATTCACACCACTACTGGCAACATCGAGTAACTGATCAACAAGATGATCGGAGAGAAGATTAACTTCGTCGACATATAACACGCCTGTATGTGCTTTTTTAAGTAAACCAGGCGAAAATTTAATTTGTTTATCTTTTAATACGTGGTCTAAATCCAAGGTACCAATTAGCATTTCTTCGCTAGCACCCAAAGGCAAAGTTACAAACTCAGGTGTCATACCTTCTGTTACTGGCAAGAGATCCGCCACTGCGCGTGCTAATGTCGATTTAGCACTACCACGAGGACCTGAAATCAACACGCCGCCAATTAAAGGATTAACAGTCGCAAGCAATAGCGCGAGTTTAAACAAGGGTTGACCTTGTACCGCACTAAAAGGAAAAATAGTTTCTTGTTGCGCTTGATTCATGAATTTTTGCTCATCGTATTTATTCATAATAATTTTCTATTACAGTAACCTAAGCTACTGCTACCGTTGCGGCTAACTGTTCAGTTAACAAACCATCTTTAAGATTAAGTTGTCTTGTTGCTAATTTATCTGAAAACAACTTATCGTGAGAAATAATAATCATCGCTTGTGGTAAAGCTTGCAACACATTAACTAAACGTGTTTTTGCTTTTTCATCCAGCGCGTTAGTTGGTTCGTCTAAAATTAACACTTTTGGTTCCATCACCAAAACACTGGCTAAAGTGATCATACGTTTTTCACCACCAGAAAGCTGATGTGTAATACGCGATTCAAAGCCTTGCATCCCTAAGTTTTTCAATGTTTGTAATGATTTATCAATAGCTTGTTGCTTAGTAAAGCCTAAATTTAACGGTCCAAACATGACATCTTCTAACACGGTAGGACAAAATAACTGGTCATCAGGATCTTGAAATAATAGCCCCGCTTTAGCGCGCAATTTATTAAACTCTTTTTCTGTTTTACAAGTTGCACCAAAACCAATGATGTCACCTTGCTTCGCTTTTTTTAAACCAACAATTAGATGTAATAAGGTTGTTTTTCCAGCACCATTATCACCATTTATCACCACACGTTCGCTTTCGTATAAAGCAAAGTTAACATCCTTTAATACACTGCCACGTCTTGGGTAAGCATAGCTAAGGTTGTTAATTTCAATCAATGGAGTATCGACTTTAGCCATTGGTTTATTTGAATAAGTCATCAATATTGAGCCCTATTAACAGTACTAAAAAACATAAAAAAGCCAAACTAAAAACCATATCTACTCGTCCTATTTTCATCTCATCATTAAGATAATAACGACCGCAAAAACCACGGCATTTCATTGCATCTGAAATACGTTCAGCACGCTCTACAGAACGAATGAGCAACATACCAAATAAATAACCAATGCTTTTCCAAGTATGTCTATTGGTGTGTAATACAAAAGCACGTGCTTGCATTGCACGACGCATCTTTTTATATTCTTGGCTGATCACATCTAAATAACGCACCATAAATAACATCAAGTGAACCAATTTATCAGGTACTTTAAGATGTGCAAGTGCGTGACCTAAGGTTGAGGCACTCATGGTCGCAACTAAAGAAAATAATACCAATAGTACGGCATTTGCTTTTACCGTTATCAATAGCGCATGTAATAAGCCCTGCCAACTCGCCGTCAACCCAAACACACTAAAAATAGGATCGCCAGGTGTGGTAAAGGGGAGTACACAAATCAACATCAGCATAAACAAATCCATCGCCACAACACGACGTAAAGTACGCTTAATATTAAGCTTGCTAGATTTAACTAATAAAAAAGCACATAACAAACCTAATAATGCAGGTACAAAATATTGACTCGATACAACCACTAATGCAAAGAGTCCAGAACAAACAACACGTACACGTGCATCAATATCATCAATCCATGATGCTTGGTGTTTTAACGCCTGACCAGACCAAGATGTCAGGCTATGTTCTAGACCTTGTGACATTATTTTTTTGCCTTTAATTTACGTTCTCTTAAAAAAGCAACTAGCCCTAATAAACCAAAGATGTAACCAATACCACCGATAATATCGCGTAGACCTGATTTTTCTTTTAATGCACTAATTTCTCTACGTAAGGGCTTTATCTGCTTAGCAATCGCTTTTTCTAACATCAGCGGCGTAATTTGGTTTTGAATTTGTTTTTGAATGACAGTTTGATTATTCATCGCTTGATTAGTATTTACAACTTGCCCATTACTATCAGAGGTTTGTGTTATGCCGCTTGTAGAAACGGCAGCATTAGAGCTTGCCGTTGTGGCTATTTC
Coding sequences:
- a CDS encoding AAA family ATPase, producing MNKYDEQKFMNQAQQETIFPFSAVQGQPLFKLALLLATVNPLIGGVLISGPRGSAKSTLARAVADLLPVTEGMTPEFVTLPLGASEEMLIGTLDLDHVLKDKQIKFSPGLLKKAHTGVLYVDEVNLLSDHLVDQLLDVASSGVNIVERDGVSHRHDARFTLIGTMNPDEGELRPQLKDRFGLMVELDNVYSIEERISIVKTRQSFEKDRVTFCDNYQAKQILLQQQISDAQELLPSVTCDDTCLIEIATRCQQANVDGLRADIMMHRASLTHAAWFGRKEVTFADIEQVAPLVLLHRQQSPSSPPPSSSSQAGSSPDKPSEKNNNGGFSRPQAPQQNESQSELKPEPKSEQKNTEQAEQSSDQEGNVGEWGAMPAQAGEKQKTNETVKVELPNLQNSTLSDALNTTLLSEAFNKNNQGNTTKGEKKSTLESNKPDWFNTLTNSLGQWPPATFSFKKVNTGKEKLHLILLDTSASTLSDSLSSIAKSVVMNITDKAYIQRDKISLLGFGNNNVETILKAGRAPKKVTSLLDNISALGGTPLRLILEKAGQSIKQLSLQYPGVSFFCYLITDGRSRIDINDLKLNIPTLLIDIENAQIKRGRGRVLANQLDAQYFAVSP
- a CDS encoding energy-coupling factor ABC transporter ATP-binding protein, whose protein sequence is MTYSNKPMAKVDTPLIEINNLSYAYPRRGSVLKDVNFALYESERVVINGDNGAGKTTLLHLIVGLKKAKQGDIIGFGATCKTEKEFNKLRAKAGLLFQDPDDQLFCPTVLEDVMFGPLNLGFTKQQAIDKSLQTLKNLGMQGFESRITHQLSGGEKRMITLASVLVMEPKVLILDEPTNALDEKAKTRLVNVLQALPQAMIIISHDKLFSDKLATRQLNLKDGLLTEQLAATVAVA
- the cbiQ gene encoding cobalt ECF transporter T component CbiQ, which encodes MSQGLEHSLTSWSGQALKHQASWIDDIDARVRVVCSGLFALVVVSSQYFVPALLGLLCAFLLVKSSKLNIKRTLRRVVAMDLFMLMLICVLPFTTPGDPIFSVFGLTASWQGLLHALLITVKANAVLLVLFSLVATMSASTLGHALAHLKVPDKLVHLMLFMVRYLDVISQEYKKMRRAMQARAFVLHTNRHTWKSIGYLFGMLLIRSVERAERISDAMKCRGFCGRYYLNDEMKIGRVDMVFSLAFLCFLVLLIGLNIDDLFK